From Marmota flaviventris isolate mMarFla1 chromosome X, mMarFla1.hap1, whole genome shotgun sequence, the proteins below share one genomic window:
- the Rtl5 gene encoding retrotransposon Gag-like protein 5, with protein MSEAAGNLNSLRMANVALREELNALRGENANLGLQLGRALAEVNSLRGNVSSYVRWPVPIVPLIAEENFDFPLNEIDAVPEGEVPFLCWPPPRTDPEYVSDDLLINVIQDYSNPDGVSDPPLPPSPPPPEQPSPPASKEPPPQPQPQPQPQPQPQPQPQPLLPPLERPNIRLFSGDPVYLAEFLMQLETFIADHEDHFPGGAERVAFLISFFTGEARDWAISVTQEGSSLHANFPRFLDEIRKEFRGPIPPRVARKAIRKLKQGDCTLGSYADAFQFLAQFLSWDDCRLQNQFLKGLSEYFRKELLWSTEMADLDELILECVEIERKVRIPKPIKLPGVRNVVPPFAPTPDEEDIIDEQRYHEDDEDGICRHSSSLKDQDIRAFGQEVIEEEEEEEKMREEEKMREEEKMREEEKMREEEKMRKEEEEMKKEKENEEEEEEDDDDDDDEDDEDDEEDEDENEEGEEEEDEKEEEEEEEMKQKEEEEMKKNEDDNENKDEEEDEIEVGSQEPEQEPEQEQERVPLFEEMFGEMGHEHHHHHHIHHHHNGIHVIEELMEMEEPVLVDTSTQTISTTIGYHAENFLGTSPPIIQPSRRRNQNRVPLLEGLPGTNSPFYSSPPLIRRAGRLGQRQIRRRPPVLFRLTPRQGGHRAARGRIRV; from the coding sequence ATGTCCGAGGCGGCAGGAAATCTCAATAGCCTCCGCATGGCGAATGTGGCCCTGCGAGAAGAATTAAATGCCCTTCGCGGGGAGAATGCCAATTTGGGCCTTCAACTGGGAAGAGCCCTGGCCGAGGTTAATTCCTTGCGGGGCAATGTCTCCAGCTACGTCCGCTGGCCAGTGCCCATAGTACCCCTTATTGCGGAGGAGAACTTTGACTTCCCGCTCAATGAGATCGACGCCGTTCCCGAGGGAGAGGTGCCCTTCTTGTGTTGGCCTCCCCCACGCACAGATCCCGAGTATGTCTCGGATGATCTTTTGATTAACGTGATCCAGGACTACAGCAACCCCGACGGGGTCAGTGATCCTCCTCTGCCGCCCAGCCCACCCCCGCCAGAGCAGCCCTCACCCCCAGCGTCAAAGGAGCCGCCCCCGCAGCCGCAGCCGcagccgcagccccagccccagccgcagccgcagccccagccccttctgccACCATTGGAGAGGCCTAACATACGGCTCTTTTCTGGCGATCCAGTCTACCTGGCTGAATTCCTGATGCAGCTAGAGACCTTCATAGCTGACCATGAGGATCATTTCCCTGGGGGTGCTGAGCGGGTGGCCTTTCTGATCTCCTTTTTCACTGGTGAAGCGAGGGACTGGGCCATCTCTGTCACTCAGGAAGGAAGCTCCCTGCATGCCAACTTCCCGCGCTTCCTGGATGAAATCCGTAAGGAATTCCGTGGCCCCATACCCCCACGAGTGGCTAGAAAGGCCATACGCAAGCTCAAGCAGGGAGACTGTACCCTGGGCAGCTATGCAGATGCTTTTCAGTTCCTGGCCCAATTCTTGTCTTGGGATGACTGCCGCCTCCAAAATCAGTTCCTCAAAGGCCTGTCGGAATATTTCCGAAAGGAGCTCTTATGGTCAACTGAAATGGCCGACCTGGATGAGCTGATTCTTGAGTGTGTGGAGATAGAAAGAAAAGTGCGTATCCCCAAGCCAATCAAGCTCCCTGGGGTGCGCAATGTCGTCCCTCCTTTTGCTCCCACCCCTGATGAGGAAGATATTATTGATGAACAGCGCTACCATGAGGATGATGAAGATGGGATATGCAGGCACAGCTCTTCCCTGAAGGACCAGGACATAAGGGCTTTCGGGCAAGAGGtgatagaggaggaggaggaggaggagaagatgagggaggaggaaaagatgagggaagaggagaagatgagggaggaggagaagatgagggaggaggagaagatgaggaaggaagaggaagaaatgaaaaaggagaaagagaatgaggaagaggaagaggaggacgacgatgatgatgatgatgaagatgatgaggATGATGAGGAGGATGAGGATGAAAATGAGGagggtgaggaagaggaggatgagaaggaagaggaggaggaagaggagatgaaacagaaagaggaggaggagatgaagaagAATGAGGATGACAATGAGAATAAGGATGAGGAAGAAGATGAAATTGAGGTGGGGAGCCAGGAACCAGAGCAGGAGCCAGAACAGGAGCAAGAGAGGGTGCCATTGTTTGAGGAGATGTTTGGTGAGATGGGCCATgagcaccaccatcaccaccacatcCACCACCACCATAATGGGATCCATGTGATAGAAGAACTGATGGAGATGGAGGAGCCTGTTCTTGTTGACACTTCAACCCAGACGATTAGCACAACCATTGGCTACCATGCTGAGAATTTCCTGGGTACATCACCTCCCATAATACAGCCCAGCAGACGGAGGAACCAGAATCGAGTCCCACTTCTGGAGGGCCTTCCAGGTACCAATTCACCATTCTACAGCTCTCCACCACTGATTCGCCGTGCCGGTCGCTTGGGGCAACGCCAAATTCGAAGACGTCCCCCGGTGCTATTCCGCCTTACTCCAAGACAGGGGGGCCACCGAGCTGCTCGTGGCCGAATTCGCGTGTGA